One Mangifera indica cultivar Alphonso chromosome 4, CATAS_Mindica_2.1, whole genome shotgun sequence genomic region harbors:
- the LOC123214566 gene encoding uncharacterized protein LOC123214566 yields MERWNKNCNGCFYDRQHKNYIHHPVSKFDTLVGVAIKYGVEVADIKKMNGLSTDRQMFGLKSLQIPSPGKHPPSNAHEIPGQITCDQNSEQQMHLGPFDSFQSLRIKLPPERKISPAMSSLQGYYGLKPTAQSPMSERFEMVVYRNGEARNLGDWHLLESFPTSRLPLDSNRRSKSYANVYLAHPDELNDNINVADVRKSEPNNWNKKLVRRRQKSEANFASEPPETVLEENGSSDGLVVSPITGKSLSPRHKSTYRSVSAAEAMKTGLSPAPFVLGDSLLGDQISGVRKSSSTSNLEHQSPIWPASKWDLQVLSTVAIAKPILDGLPNTMSGRRNKTAVD; encoded by the exons ATGGAGAGGTGGAATAAGAATTGTAATGGGTGTTTTTATGATCGCCAACACAAGAATTATATTCACCACCCTGTTTCAAAGTTCGATACCCTTGTTGGCGTCGCCATCAAATATGGAGTTGAG GTGGCGGATATAAAGAAGATGAATGGGTTGTCGACGGATCGTCAAATGTTTGGTCTGAAATCACTACAGATTCCGTCGCCCGGGAAGCATCCTCCATCAAATGCCCATGAAATTCCAGG GCAAATCACTTGTGACCAGAACTCAGAACAGCAAATGCATCTTGGTCCATTTGACTCATTCCAGTCACTTAGAATTAAGTTGCCTCCTGAAAGGAAAATCTCACCAGCCATGAGTTCTTTACAAGGCTACTACGGACTAAAACCGACAGCTCAAAGTCCCATGTCAGAACGTTTTGAGATGGTGGTTTACAGGAATGGCGAAGCTCGAAATTTGGGGGATTGGCATTTACTCGAATCCTTCCCAACTTCCCGTCTGCCATTGGACAGTAATAGAAGATCTAAAAGCTATGCCAATGTATATCTAGCTCACCCTGATGAACTGAACGATAACATTAATGTTGCAGATGTTAGAAAGAGTGAACCTAATAATTGGAATAAGAAACTGGTTAGACGGCGTCAGAAATCCGAAGCCAACTTTGCTTCCGAGCCCCCAGAAACGGTGTTGGAGGAAAACGGTAGCTCAGATGGGCTCGTGGTATCACCAATCACTGGAAAGAGTTTATCCCCCAGACACAAATCCACTTACCGATCTGTATCAGCAGCGGAGGCTATGAAAACTGGGCTGAGTCCTGCACCTTTTGTATTGGGAGATAGTCTTCTCGGCGACCAAATCTCCGGAGTGAGGAAATCATCAAGTACATCAAATTTAGAGCATCAGTCACCCATCTGGCCTGCTTCAAAATGGGATTTACAAGTTCTTTCGACTGTGGCAATCGCAAAACCAATCTTGGATGGATTGCCAAACACTATGAGTGGTCGAAGAAACAAAACTGCAGTTGATTAA
- the LOC123213310 gene encoding LOW QUALITY PROTEIN: cytochrome P450 86B1 (The sequence of the model RefSeq protein was modified relative to this genomic sequence to represent the inferred CDS: inserted 1 base in 1 codon) has product MHCNRMSCQPNTMIASANLSSLSFSSGESFAGNFLSPGFFFLHDVQIWELLLALSVFVAIHSLRQKKRNGLPVWPFLGMLPSLVSGLQGNLYEWITDVICSQNGTFRFKGPWFSSLNCVVTADPRNLEYLLKTKFSNFPKGCFFHDTVRDLLGDGIFSADDETWQRQRKTASIEFHSAKFRQLTTESLLELVHSRLLPVLEDAVNRAASIDLQDILLRLTFDNVCMIAFGVDPGXLRPGLPEIPFAKAFEDSTEATVFRFVTPTCMWKIMRYLDLGTERKLKQSIKGVDEFAEEVIRRRKKELSLSSDKNLQRSDLLSVFMGLKDEYGQPYSDKFLRDICVNFILAGRDTSSVALSWFFWLLELNPTVEEKILEEICRIVGKREEAKRAESPLVFKPEEIKKMEYLHAALSEALRLYPSVPVDHKEVVEDDIFPDGTVVKRGTKVIYAIYTMGRMEAIWGKDCREFKPERWLREGRFMSESAYKFTAFNGGPRLCLGKDFAYYQMKFAAASIIYRYHVKVVKGHPVVPKLALTMYMKHGLKVNLYKRREIELQKYYS; this is encoded by the exons GCATGATGTTCAAATCTGGGAGCTTCTTCTTGCTCTTTCTGTTTTCGTTGCTATACATTCTTTGAGGCAGAAGAAGCGTAATGGGTTGCCCGTGTGGCCGTTTCTTGGAATGTTGCCCTCTTTGGTTTCGGGTCTTCAGGGGAATCTGTATGAGTGGATCACCGATGTGATTTGTAGTCAAAATGGTACCTTTAGATTCAAAGGTCCATGGTTTAGCAGTCTGAATTGTGTGGTGACTGCGGATCCTCGGAACCTTGAGTATCTTCTCAAGACAAAGTTCTCTAATTTTCCTAAAGGCTGTTTCTTTCATGACACGGTTCGTGATCTTTTGGGAGATGGGATCTTTAGCGCCGACGATGAGACGTGGCAACGACAAAGGAAGACGGCAAGCATCGAGTTCCACTCAGCTAAGTTCCGGCAACTCACCACTGAGTCATTGCTTGAACTCGTTCATTCTAGGCTGTTACCCGTGCTTGAAGATGCAGTCAACAGAGCAGCTTCCATTGATCTCCAAGACATCCTATTAAGGCTAACTTTTGATAATGTTTGCATGATTGCATTCGGAGTTGACCCCG TTTTGCGGCCGGGGTTGCCGGAAATCCCATTTGCGAAAGCCTTCGAGGACTCGACGGAGGCCACAGTGTTCCGTTTTGTCACACCGACTTGTATGTGGAAAATCATGAGATATCTTGATTTGGGGACTGAAAGGAAGCTCAAACAATCCATTAAAGGCGTTGATGAGTTTGCTGAGGAAGTTATCAGGAGGCGGAAGAAGGAACTCTCTTTGTCAAGTGATAAAAACTTGCAAAGATCCGATCTTTTATCAGTGTTTATGGGTCTGAAAGACGAATATGGACAGCCATATTCGGATAAGTTTTTGCGTGATATTTGTGTGAATTTTATTCTTGCAGGAAGAGATACGTCTTCTGTAGCGTTAAGCTGGTTCTTCTGGTTACTTGAACTAAATCCGACGGTTGAGGAGAAAATTCTTGAAGAGATATGCAGAATTGTTGGTAAAAGAGAAGAAGCGAAAAGGGCAGAGTCGCCATTGGTGTTTAAGCCAGAGGAGATAAAGAAGATGGAGTATTTGCATGCTGCATTATCGGAGGCTTTGAGACTATATCCTTCAGTTCCTGTAGATCACAAGgag GTGGTTGAAGATGACATATTTCCAGATGGAACAGTTGTGAAAAGAGGAACAAAAGTGATATACGCCATTTACACAATGGGAAGAATGGAGGCCATATGGGGAAAAGACTGCAGAGAATTCAAGCCAGAGAGATGGCTGAGAGAGGGACGGTTCATGAGTGAATCAGCCTACAAGTTCACCGCCTTCAACGGCGGCCCTCGACTGTGTTTAGGCAAAGATTTCGCCTACTACCAAATGAAATTCGCTGCAGCGTCGATTATATACCGATATCATGTGAAGGTGGTGAAAGGTCATCCGGTGGTGCCGAAGCTCGCTCTGACCATGTACATGAAGCACGGATTGAAAGTAAATTTATACAAGCGTCGCGAGATTGAGCTGCAAAAGTACTATAGCTAG
- the LOC123214421 gene encoding serine carboxypeptidase-like 34 codes for MAVTYFSTNILPFLLLLLLLSVISLSLVHGFALSKEVLARQEADRVIKLPGQPPVKFRQYAGYVTVNETHGRALFYWFFEATENPEEKPLLLWLNGGPGCSSIGYGEAEELGPFLTRKGKPELKLNPYSWNKAANLLFVESPVGVGFSYTNTSEDIKQLGDTVTAKDSYAFLINWFKRFPQFKSHKFYIAGESYAGHYIPQLAEVIYDSNKKASRENHINLKGITVGNALLDDETDQTGMIDYAWDHAVISDELYHNIKTHCNFSSSGDQQYSTTCGLALNQYFDVYTIIDMYSLYSPVCADSNSSFVANRALPRIQGIAPKLFSKYDGWRRKPTGYDPCASDYTEAYLNRPEVQKALHANVTNIPYQWSHCSVKISFWPDSPSSILPIIKKLRAGGLRIWVYSGDTDGRIPVTSTRLTLRKLGLKTLQEWTPWYTNNKQVGGWTVEYDGLTFVTIRGAGHQVPTFAPRQSLQLVQHFLANKKLPSKAF; via the exons ATGGCTGTGACTTATTTTTCTACAAAtattcttccttttcttcttcttcttcttcttctttctgtgATAAGTTTAAGCTTAGTTCATGGTTTTGCGTTGAGTAAAGAAGTTTTGGCCAGACAAGAAGCAGACAGAGTGATTAAACTTCCGGGGCAGCCTCCGGTGAAGTTCCGGCAATATGCAGGTTATGTTACTGTGAATGAAACTCATGGAAGAGCACTGTTTTATTGGTTCTTCGAGGCCACCGAGAATCCTGAAGAAAAGCCTCTTCTCTTATGGCTCAACGGAG GTCCCGGCTGCTCATCGATTGGTTATGGAGAAGCAGAAGAGCTGGGGCCTTTCTTAACTCGGAAAGGCAAGCCAGAGCTAAAGCTCAACCCTTACAGTTGGAACAAAG CGGCCAATTTGTTGTTTGTGGAATCACCTGTCGGTGTTGGATTTTCTTACACTAATACCAGTGAAGACATCAAACAACTTGGAGACACAGTTACTG CTAAGGATTCATATGCATTCCTTATCAACTGGTTCAAGAGATTCCCACAGTTCAAGTCCCATAAATTCTACATAGCTGGAGAAAGCTATGCAG gACATTATATTCCTCAGCTTGCAGAAGTGATATATGATAGTAATAAGAAAGCTTCCAGGGAAAATCACATCAATCTGAAGGGCATTACG GTTGGCAATGCATTATTGGACGATGAAACAGATCAAACAGGAATGATCGATTATGCATGGGATCATGCAGTGATATCAGATGAATTGTATCATAATATTAAGACCCACTGCAACTTCAGCAGCAGCGGCGATCAGCAATATTCCACCACTTGCGGCCTCGCCCTTAATCAGTACTTCGACGTTTATACTATAATCGACATGTACAGCTTGTATTCTCCAGTTTGTGCCGATAGCAACTCCTCCTTCGTCGCAAACAGAGCCCTTCCCAGGATTCAAGGCATTGCTCCTAAATTGTTTTCTAAATAC GATGGTTGGCGTCGGAAGCCTACTGGCTACGACCCTTGTGCGTCGGATTACACCGAGGCATATTTGAACAGGCCTGAGGTCCAAAAGGCACTCCATGCTAATGTTACAAATATTCCATATCAATGGAGTCATTGCAG TGTTAAGATATCATTTTGGCCTGATTCGCCATCATCGATTCTTCCTATTATTAAAAAGCTCAGAGCCGGAGGCCTTCGCATCTGGGTTTACAG TGGAGATACTGATGGAAGAATTCCAGTAACTTCAACTAGATTAACTTTAAGAAAGCTTGGACTGAAGACCCTTCAAGAATGGACACCCTGGTACACTAATAATAAACAA gttGGTGGGTGGACGGTAGAATATGATGGACTTACATTTGTGACAATTAGAGGAGCTGGTCACCAAGTTCCAACTTTTGCACCAAGGCAATCTCTTCAGCTGGTTCAACACTTCTTGGCCAACAAGAAATTGCCTTCTAAAGCCTTTTGA
- the LOC123214420 gene encoding LOW QUALITY PROTEIN: porphobilinogen deaminase, chloroplastic-like (The sequence of the model RefSeq protein was modified relative to this genomic sequence to represent the inferred CDS: inserted 1 base in 1 codon): MDTVSSLCTTQSGVMARHCYPSSVSLVGFSIPSLKIPALPKPIKRRSLGITRASVAVETKVSMIKIGTRGSPLALAQAHETRDKLMSLHPALTEEGAIQIVIIKTTGDKILSQPLADIGGKGLFTKEIDEALINSEIDIAVHSMKDVPTYLPDKTILPCNLQREDVXDAFISLSAASLAELPAGSTVGTASLRRKSQILHRYPSLNVLENFRGNVQTRLRKLNEGVVQATLLALAGLKRLNMTENATNILSIDDMLPAVAQGAIGVACRSNDEKMANYLASLNHEETRLAVACERAFLEALDGSCRTPIAGYACRDEDGNCFFRGLVASPDGTRVLETSRKGPYAYEDMIMMGRDAGKELLSRGGPGFFDS, encoded by the exons atggatACTGTATCCTCTCTTTGTACAACGCAAAGTGGTGTTATGGCTCGCCATTGTTACCCAAGTTCCGTCTCCCTTGTTGGCTTTTCTATACCGTCTCTTAAGATTCCAGCTTTGCCCAAGCCTATCAAGAGACGAAGTCTTGGAATTACGAGAGCTTCTGTCGCTGTTGAAACCAAGGTTTCTATGATCAAAATCGGCACTAGAGGAAg CCCACTGGCACTTGCTCAGGCTCATGAGACAAGAGACAAACTCATGTCTTTGCATCCGGCGCTTACTGAAGAAGGGGCTAtacaaattgtaataataaaaacaacagGTGATAAAATACTATCTCAACCACTTGCAGACATTGGTGGGAAGGGCTTGTTCACCAAAGAAATAGATGAGGCACTAATAAATAGTGAAATTGACATTGCTGTCCATTCAATGAAAGATGTTCCTACATATTTGCCAGATAAGACAATTCTACCTTGCAACCTTCAGCGTGAGGATG CAGATGCATTTATTTCCTTGAGTGCAGCCTCTCTGGCTGAACTACCTGCTGGAAGCACTGTTGGTACTGCTTCACTTAGAAGGAAGTCCCAAATTCTCCATAGATATCCATCACTTAAT GTGCTGGAGAACTTTCGAGGTAATGTCCAAACAAGGTTGAGAAAACTTAATGAAGGGGTGGTTCAAGCTACCTTGTTAGCACTTGCTGGACTTAAACGCTTGAACATGACAGAAAATGCTACTAACATTCTTTCAATTGATGATATGCTACCGGCTGTTGCTCAAGGTGCAATTGGGGTTGCCTGTAGAAGCAATGATGAGAAAATG GCTAATTACTTGGCATCTTTGAATCATGAGGAAACTAGACTTGCAGTTGCATGTGAACGGGCCTTTCTTGAGGCCTTGGATGGTTCTTGTCGCACCCCTATTGCTGGATATGCTTGCAGAGATGAGGATGGAAACTGTTTCTTTAGAGGGTTGGTCGCTTCCCCTGATGGAACTCGTG TACTTGAAACTTCTAGAAAAGGTCCATATGCTTATGAAGATATGATCATGATGGGAAGGGATGCAGGCAAGGAACTTCTTTCACGTGGAGGCCCTGGCTTCTTTGATTCTTGA